A genome region from Festucalex cinctus isolate MCC-2025b chromosome 17, RoL_Fcin_1.0, whole genome shotgun sequence includes the following:
- the syt5b gene encoding synaptotagmin Vb encodes MRLLRSAGFRARRAAELPDKEPEEAAEEVHHERPHVEHHGHTEHHPAHDYNHMKDKFMNELDRLPIPMWAVGAIVVVILVLVACFIFCVFKKCFGKKKKPKKVRERKTGRRRKAKEGEGETGEKEGEVKKEGEEEEKEQEKLGRLEFSLDYSFTDSQLIVGILQAQDLAAMDMGGTSDPYVKVFLLPDKKKKYETKVQRKNLCPVFNETFFFKIPYAELGGKTLVLQVFDFDRFSKHDMIGDIKIPMNSVDLGQPIQQWRDLESVEKEEEKLGDVCISLRYVPTAGKLTVNIMEAKNLKKMDVGGLSDPYVKIVLQQNGKRIKKKKTTVKKNTLNPYFNESFSFEVPFEQIQKVQVVITVYDYDKLGSNDPIGKTFMGYGATGVGLRHWSDMLANPRRPVAQWHTLLPEEEVDAALKAKPR; translated from the exons ATGAGGCTGCTGAGGAGCGCCGGCTTTCGGGCCCGGAGGGCCGCCGAGCTGCCCGACAAGGAGCCCGAGGAGGCGGCGGAGGAAGTTCACCATGAGCGCCCCCACGTGGAACATCACGGCCACACTGAGCATCACCCCGCCCACGACTACAACCACATGAAGGACAAGTTCATGAACGAACTTGACCGACTGCCCA TTCCCATGTGGGCAGTAGGAGCCATTGTTGTGGTGATCCTGGTGTTGGTGGCGTGCTTCATCTTTTGTGTTTTCAAAAAATGCTTtggcaagaagaagaagccaaagAAAGTGAGGGAGAGGAAGACGGGGCGCCGCAGGAAGGCGAAGGAAGGCGAAGGCGAGACAGGAGAGAAG GAAGGCGAGGTGAAGAAGGAAGGCgaggaagaggagaaagagCAGGAGAAGTTGGGGAGGTTGGAGTTCTCGCTGGATTACAGCTTCACAGATTCTCAG CTCATCGTGGGAATCCTTCAGGCGCAGGATCTGGCTGCTATGGACATGGGCGGCACCTCAGACCCTTACGTCAAAGTCTTCCTGTTGCCggacaaaaagaagaagtaCGAAACCAAAGTTCAACGCAAGAATTTGTGTCCCGTTTTCAACGAGACTTTCTTCTTCAAG ATCCCATACGCAGAATTGGGAGGAAAGACGCTGGTGCTTCAGGTCTTCGATTTCGATCGCTTCTCCAAGCACGACATGATCGGCGATATCAAGATCCCGATGAACAGCGTCGATTTGGGTCAGCCCATACAACAGTGGAGGGACTTGGAGAGTGTGGAAAAGGAAGAG GAAAAACTGGGCGATGTCTGCATTTCTCTGAGATATGTCCCCACCGCTGGGAAACTGACAGTAAACATCATGGAGGCAAAGAatttgaagaaaatggatgtcggGGGATTATCAG ATCCCTACGTGAAGATTGTCCTGCAGCAAAACGGAAAGCGcatcaaaaagaagaagacaacAGTCAAGAAAAACACACTCAATCCTTACTTCAATGAGAGTTTCAGCTTTGAAGTCCCCTTTGAACAGATACAG AAAGTGCAGGTGGTGATCACAGTGTACGACTACGACAAACTGGGCAGCAACGACCCCATCGGGAAGACCTTCATGGGTTACGGGGCTACGGGCGTGGGCCTGCGCCACTGGTCAGACATGCTGGCCAATCCCAGACGTCCGGTAGCCCAGTGGCACACGCTGTTGCCCGAGGAGGAAGTCGACGCGGCGCTCAAAGCCAAACCTCGCTAA
- the dnaaf3l gene encoding dynein axonemal assembly factor 3, which translates to MSAGRPSEGAGCINWWGFSPSRDLISAGPVRHEGEVNVLLAGSGDPRHILKTVSGLRDEDVLNVWLFENNMEVVARQMLLLYIALTPQDMMGLNEKTEMFLELFGNSVIRSPTDETMKRAAAQLLLHVSDIPEADVHPCFNTSLLKFKERDELARIFKSWMPHSSSSIAPLSISKAWDYRVRKHLGTRYDAKKGCFDWDLTMKLHEKGCSVINKHQYVRWRESGLAFELREGVYQISNPSLLSSRVFSQRGDRMALRGYWGDIVSSPYLAFGIETEDKSLLKTQNGHHMKTAQDISYANVQELFQSLSRRQECQATPQSSTEGERPSTNSEQNSVAVRDLMRLKGVSVNFLPLDSLQKLAEKRKYANFYNIIHFSASCVHHLGPTIRQIAAPDAVLIVELAKYILDLNKEQEAGFAERVSVMCQEAGFQPCSEAKSDDLHAVFEPRKDK; encoded by the exons ATGAGCGCCGGGCGGCCGTCAGAAGGCGCGGGCTGCATCAACTGGTGGGGCTTCAGTCCATCTCGAGACCTCATTAGTGCAG GCCCTGTGAGACATGAAGGGGAagtcaacgttttactggccgGAAGTGGAGATCCGAGACATATCCTGAAGACCGTGTCCGGTCTGAGGGACGAGGACGTCCTCAAT GTATGGCTGTTTGAGAACAACATGGAGGTGGTCGCCAGACAAATGCTGCTGCTTTACATCGCATTGACACCCCAGGACATGATGGGACTCAACG AGAAAACAGAGATGTTCCTGGAGCTGTTTGGCAACAGCGTGATCCGCAGCCCGACGGACGAGACGATGAAACGAGCGGCGGCGCAGCTTTTGCTCCACGTCAGCGACATCCCAGAGGCAGACGTGCACCCCTGCTTCAACACGTCTCTTCTTAAG TTTAAGGAGCGGGATgagctggccaggatttttaaATCATGGATGCCACATTCGTCTTCTTCTATTGCGCCTCTCTCCATTTCCAAAGCCTGGGATTACCGTGTCAGGAAGCACCTTGGGACGCGCTACGACGCCAAGAAAGGCTGCTTTGATTGGGATCTTACTATGAAGCTACATGAAAAGGGG TGCAGCGTCATTAACAAGCATCAATATGTTCGGTGGAGGGAGAGCGGCCTGGCCTTTGAACTTCGGGAAGGCGTCTACCAAATAAGCAACCCCAGCTTGCTGTCTTCTCGCGTGTTCAGTCAGAGAGGGGACAGAATGGCTCTGAGGGGCTACTGGGGGGACATCGTGTCCAGCCCTTACCTGGCCTTCGGTATTGAGACAGAAGACAAGAGCTTGCTCAAGACACAGAACGGCCACCACATGAAGACGGCACAGGATATTTCCTATGCAAACGTGCAGGAATTGTTCCAATCCCTGTCCAGGAGACAGGAATGTCAAGCTACTCCTCAGTCGAGCACGGAGGGGGAACGTCCGTCCACAAATAGTGAGCAAAATTCGGTCGCAGTCAGAG ACCTGATGCGGCTTAAAGGGGTCTCTGTCAACTTCCTGCCTCTGGATTCCCTTCAGAAGCTGGCGGAAAAACGGAAATATGCCAATTTCTACAACATAATCCATTTCTCAGCCAG CTGCGTGCACCATTTGGGCCCGACAATCCGGCAGATTGCAGCACCAGACGCTGTGCTCATCGTGGAGTTAGCCAA GTACATTTTGGACCTGAACAAAGAGCAAGAAGCTGGTTTTGCAGAGCGAGTGTCCGTGATGTGCCAGGAAGCTGGATTCCAACCATGTTCTGAGGCGAAGAGTGATGACCTTCATGCTGTTTTTGAACCTCGCAAGGACAAGTGA
- the LOC144004535 gene encoding troponin T, slow skeletal muscle isoform X3: MSDLEDHGVHQEEEDEQGEGGERPKHKPVATQLAPPKIPEGERVDFDDIHRKRMEKDLLELQTLIDVHFEQRKKEEEELIGLKSRIEGRRAERAEQQRVRVEKERDRQSRIAEERQRKEDEEAKKRAEDEAKKKKVLSNMGAHFGGFLAKVEQRRGKKQTAREIKKQTLSERKQPLAIDDLREDALRKRAGEMWECIYQLESEKFDLAEKMKRQKYEITVLLNRIQHAQKFKKGHGKGKVGGRWK, encoded by the exons ATGTCTGATTTAGAAGATCACGG AGTGCACCAGGAAG AAGAAGATGAGCAGGGAGAAGGAG GAGAACGGCCCAAGCACAA gcCGGTGGCCACACAGCTCGCGCCCCCAAAGATCCCAGAGGGCGAAAGAGTTGACTTTGAT GATATCCACAGAAAGCGGATGGAGAAAGATCTTCTGGAGCTTCAAACCCTGATTGATGTCCACTTTGagcagagaaaaaaagaagaggaggagctCATCGGGCTCAAATCAAGAATT GAGGGTCGCCGGGCAGAACGAGCCGAGCAGCAGCGCGTGAGGGTGGAGAAAGAGCGCGACCGGCAGTCCAGGATTGCG GAGGAGAGGCAGAGGAAAGAGGATGAGGAGGCCAAGAAGAGGGCGGAGGATGAggccaagaagaagaaagtgcTCTCCAACATGGGGGCTCACTTTGGAGGATTCCTGGCTAAG GTGGAGCAGAGGCGGGGCAAGAAGCAAACGGCAAGGGAGATCAAAAAGCAGACGCTGTCGGAGAGGAAGCAGCCGCTAGCGATTGACGACCTGAGAGAGGACGCCCTCAG aaaaagagCTGGGGAGATGTGGGAGTGCATCTACCAGCTAGAGTCAGAGAAATTTGACCTTGCTGAGAAGATGAAGAGGCAAAAGTATGAG ATCACCGTCCTCCTGAACAGAATCCAGCATGCTCAAAAGTT CAAAAAGGGCCACGGGAAGGGGAAGGTTGGAGGACGCTGGAAGTAA
- the LOC144004821 gene encoding ferritin, lower subunit: MQSVVRQNLHAECEGDINKLINLKLNASYTYLSLGMYFDRDDVALNKFSSFFLELSGKEQEHAEKLLEYQNMRGGRILLQTIAKPTREDWRGGLDAMSFSLDYQKALNTCVLDAHRRAGTHNDPHFCDFLEQNFLADSHDTIKKLGDHVGSLKRITASESRGLGEYLFDKHTL, encoded by the exons ATGCAGTCTGTGGTGAGGCAAAACCTCCACGCTGAGTGTGAAGGCGATATCAACAAACTCATCAACCTCAAGCTTAATGCATCATACACCTACCTTTCTCTG GGCATGTATTTTGACAGGGATGATGTTGCCCTAAATAAATTTTCCAGTTTTTTCTTGGAGCTCTCTGGGAAGGAACAAGAACATGCCGAGAAGCTGCTTGAGTATCAGAACATGAGAGGGGGGCGCATTTTGCTGCAGACTATTGCT AAACCAACCAGGGAGGATTGGAGAGGCGGTCTGGACGCAATGTCGTTCTCGTTGGACTACCAGAAGGCCTTGAACACTTGTGTTCTGGATGCGCACCGCAGGGCTGGCACCCATAATGACCCCCAT ttttgcGACTTCCTCGAGCAGAACTTCCTCGCCGACAGCCACGACACCATCAAGAAGTTGGGCGACCACGTCGGCAGCCTGAAACGCATCACAGCTTCCGAAAGCCGCGGCTTGGGAGAATACCTCTTTGACAAGCACACCTTGTAA